Within Planococcus citri chromosome 2, ihPlaCitr1.1, whole genome shotgun sequence, the genomic segment aATCGAAcatgtttgaaataaaaatcaattttagtttcaaaaatcaactttcggatctaaaatcaataattatcgaaaatcgatcaaatcgatccccaaaaatcgattattttgcgatttttgatctcataCGGTGGAAAACGTTTAAAATAAGATTTCAATTTCAGCTTTAGAAATAAATTCTCGGATCCAAAATCAagaatgtttcaaaatcaattaatcgatcttcaaaaatcgaataatcgattttcagaaATCGatacattttcgattttcgatctcatacaGACGGAcatatttgaaataagaaatcaATTTCAGTTCTAGAAATAAATTTCTGGATCCAAATTCaataatgatcgaaaatcgataaatcgaactccaaaaatcgatcaatttccGATTTTTGATCACACATCATCCAACATGctcatgataaaaaaatcaatttcagcctcAAAAATGGATTTCTCTATCAAAAATCGGTCATGGTCGAAAATTGATTTATCAAACGCCAAAAATCGATTGCTTTCatcgatcatgttcgaaattatcactttttgttttgtatttctTTGTTTCATATCCGACAAGAATCAAGCTTTCTTCTCAAAAATCGatcttttaaaaatcgatttttcggtTTCCGATTTCGATTATGAgtcgatttttcgaaatcgtatttaatattgtttgaaaaactttttttttcaaaaatcaatatttttgatcGATCTGTTCTCGGTTTTAATTTCGATCATGATGAgtgataaatattttaaaaaatgatcggAATGCTGAGCAAAATCGGAAGACCAATAATTCAGACCAGAAACGATTCATCTCTAACCAAATAAGCCccaaatttcgagaaaaaaattcatcataattcAAGTTCTACTCACTTTTGACCGACGGCCATATCGAAAGTGCCACcgctgattcaattttttgcataatcaAGGCAGCTTGACGATGAGTAATCTGAGTATCGAGCAGAATAACATGATAATCTCTCGCCTCCACGTTGGTTTCATTGATCAGCAAATTTTCATCCACGTCGTATTCGTATCGTACCGAAATGAATAAAGTATCAGTCATGAAATCGAGCTCCAATGGTTTCTCCGTTTCGCATCCGTAATCCAACGTAAGGCTTCCTCGTACATTTTTCACAATCAGTGTGTATGCATTTTCACCGATAGTGTTATTCTTACCGAGCGAATTGAAATTCCATAATCCTTTGATCGTAACGTTGTATAAATTGAACCAGTAGAACGGGATGTTCGGTATGAAGTAGTAGTGTTGTTGCTCATTTGTTAAGAATTGCGGATGAGTTGAATTGAGATCTTTTCCTGGTTGGCTGAGGAAGTTTTCATCCATTGAGTGTAAAAATTTGGTATTTGTGTTGATGTTTTCGAGTAGCAAGCTTGGTAATGGTTTTTGGAATAATGCCTCCagttcaaattttctattttctgttAGATTCGCGAAATAGGTTTGCTTGAATGTCTGAAATGGTAATTTTAGGCGTAAGTACGTGAATTTAATGTGCCCAATCGACTCCGACTCATTGTGTACTTACATAAGAAACACTGAACCAATCATACGTATAattaacattgattttttcagcTTCGTCGTTGTTCTTTGGCAACTTTGTTACGAATATTGACATATTATGAAAGTACAGCACTggagtaaaatataaaaaaactgtGTCTTTGACGGCGCCCACATCGGTGAATATTTGGACCATGAACTTCGACATGAATATTACCTGAAAATAACGTATTtaggtgaaaattaatttaatcccgagacaaatttataaattaatcGCAAGCTGTGtatattttaccaatttattGACATAAAATTGGCAATTTATGTAAGGTTTTTGGAAATCTACGATTCTTCGACTAGCGGTGATATTAATTGCGccgaagaaaaatttattatgaaaaGGCTCCTTGTCGTGAGCGACATCGCATTCAAATGATTTCCCATCGTAGTTTTCCAAGTCGTTGACGAGCTTGGCTATTTGATCAGTTTTCACATTGTTGAGTAAGTTCGCAATACGGTTGCTGAGTGTTTTTGTGATATCGTAAGAGTAATTTGATACCGAATCGTTCGCTCGTACTGTCCAAATTGCTGTCAATGGAGTGAACGAATTATTCGAGTGGTTCCCATAGAGACAGTGGTTTTTCTAATTTATGTTATGTAtcgagatgaaaataaaattacctgtCGATATAAATGTAATTGTCAAAATAACTCTTGATGTGGgaatcataatttcaaaaaatgaaaacgaaaacttATTGATATGATTGTTTGATATCTAGGTATAGGAACATTGCTTCTAAAGAGTTTAGAATGTTAGTACAttgataattataattttaggtCAGTTTGGTTATCAAATTGAGAACTTGATCATAATTTACAAATCAATAAATAGCACGGGAGAATTAGACATAAAATGAGCCAAAGGTCGGAAAAATTCCTATCAAAGgggaattttttctaaaacgtgTAGAATACCGCCctaaacaacatactaaaagtccccatCGCTAGGGGTTGTGCTAGCCCCAGGAGGGGGGTGAGACCTcccccaatttcagtttttcgccattttctcctccgcattgcattttagcgaaaaatgtatGGTTAGATaaaaatctacgtcaaatttccgatctaatgatgtatcaacttcctTTGTAGGTACAAGGGGGGTGGGACTGCAACCATTTAAAGAAggggggttttctaaaaaatgcttAACGGCTATAGTcacctaagaggggtgaaatggtctcggAGACCGTTCGGGTTGATATTATCATGGAtggtgggtaccattgagaaacttccgcgcggaaaatttcagatccacagcccctcccctttttgaggaaccccccttttctgaaatttcaataacgcttttctcagccccatattaaccgattttgaaaatttttcagcatgttatgtatatccttagtaggtattcccacaaaaattttcgaccccctcctctcatattttcccctcaaaaggGTGTAAAAACGTGTCTTAGGGAGGGTTGAggtaaaatggtaattttggggaaaataatgaggtattaatgagtagggtgttgttttcttatgattcgataccactgagtacgaatatgacgtcagattctttgctacactcatctagctctctccagagcacttagtctcttcaatttttactattgttaaaaagcataaaaaaatgaaaaaacgctattttgaggggtaaatatgagaggagggggtcgaaaatttttgtgggaatacctactaaggatatacataacatgctgaaaaattttcaaaatcggttaatatggggctgagaaaagcgttattgaaatttcagaaaaggggggttcctcaaaaaggggaggggctgtggatctgaaattttccgcgcggaagtttctcaatggtacccaccaTCCATGATAATATCAACCCGAACGGtctcggagaccatttcacccctcttaggtgACTATAGCCGTTatgcattttttagaaaaccccccTTCTTTAAATGGTTGCAGTCCCACCCCCCTTGTACCTACAAaggaagttgatacatcattagatcggaaatttgacgtagatttttATCTAACCATacatttttagctaaaatgcaatgcggaggagaaaatggcaaaaaactgaaattggggAGGTCTCACCCCCCTCCTGGGGCTAGCACAACCCCTAGCAatggggacttttagtatgttgtttagGGCGGTATTCTAcacgttttagaaaaaagtccCCTTTGATAGGAATTTTTCCGACCTCAATGTCTAGTTCTCCCATgctaaaagcaagactttgattGCAAATAGATTTTTTTCGTGTGATTTGTTTTTAGGAGAATATTACAGCTTGATCTAAACATTAATTCTTAGATTTTAGGTACATGAGTAgataaaaatgaatacctaactaatcgaaatttttattttgtttctgtttGTTGCAGGTTGGTACCAATTTATAGAGATCAAATAGATTTAGCTGAGACTGAGAGTAAGTAGAGTTCATAGTCACAAAATCAATAATCTCTCTGGAGAAAATTTCTCCTCCATGTGAGGAGCTACAGgggaaatgaattttgaaaaattgtactttgaGTTCGTAGGTCTGGGTTTTAAGTCTCTAGAATTTGAGAGTAGACGGAGGGGAGAgttgaatgttttaaaatttttaaaatcagttttcCCTCCATTTTTGAGCATACCTATTGGCTTTCTCTAAATTTGGATTAGAAGTGTAtcccaatatttttcaaaactaaggaaattttctcaatttgagtCTTTGATGACTGATTTAAGGTACCTATTGAAGACTTTCAATGGGTGGAAGAGGACGTTTCTAtgcttcaatattttttcagcatttttaggatgctgcataattttttctgtactgaaaaattctac encodes:
- the LOC135837337 gene encoding uncharacterized protein LOC135837337; translated protein: MIPTSRVILTITFISTAIWTVRANDSVSNYSYDITKTLSNRIANLLNNVKTDQIAKLVNDLENYDGKSFECDVAHDKEPFHNKFFFGAINITASRRIVDFQKPYINCQFYVNKLVIFMSKFMVQIFTDVGAVKDTVFLYFTPVLYFHNMSIFVTKLPKNNDEAEKINVNYTYDWFSVSYTFKQTYFANLTENRKFELEALFQKPLPSLLLENINTNTKFLHSMDENFLSQPGKDLNSTHPQFLTNEQQHYYFIPNIPFYWFNLYNVTIKGLWNFNSLGKNNTIGENAYTLIVKNVRGSLTLDYGCETEKPLELDFMTDTLFISVRYEYDVDENLLINETNVEARDYHVILLDTQITHRQAALIMQKIESAVALSIWPSVKTWNNSNQQSNMYESENVLETVFSQTTQKPDTKSIKQLFSKWIPFN